The Niabella beijingensis genomic interval AGTGTTTCTGCTTCCGTAACAGGGGGAACGCCTGTTTCAAAAAAACGTGTGATCTCCACTAATAACGGATCGTATCCGGTAAATGCTCCCAGTACCAGTGGTCCTTTTTCTCCAAATACAATGCCCCCGTAACCATCTTTACCGCTGCGTGTACCTCTAAATGTACCAATCCTCCCATCTTCCCAGGTGCCAATTACAACATCGGTATTGGTGGTATGCACCCTGCGTACTGTTTTACACCCGGTGCCCATTGCGGCAAACAGGGTTTCCACCCCGTGTATGCCGTACCAGAACAAATCGGGGTGTGTAGGTTCCAATTTAGCAGGGCTATATGTTTCCGCTCCGGTCACTTTCCCGATTTTCCCATCTTTTACATCGCTCATTCCTGTTATAAACCGCAGCGATGAACTCGAAAATACAGGTGTATTGTTTTGACGGGCAGCATTAAAAATAGCTTTGGCATCTTTCAAAGAAGCAGCCATGGGTTTATCAATAAACAGCGGCTTGCGTGCTTTCAATACCTGCAACGCCTGCTCCAGGTGCAGGCGGCCGTCGTTTGTTTCC includes:
- a CDS encoding Gfo/Idh/MocA family protein — its product is MHRRKFVKTVGAVSIAGIMGNSLAAMTTATGKKAAGKRVGIIGLDTSHAVAFTKALNAANPDAKWQGYQVVTAYPYGSRDIRTSVERMPGYTEDVKKLGVKIAGSIPELLRQVDVVFLETNDGRLHLEQALQVLKARKPLFIDKPMAASLKDAKAIFNAARQNNTPVFSSSSLRFITGMSDVKDGKIGKVTGAETYSPAKLEPTHPDLFWYGIHGVETLFAAMGTGCKTVRRVHTTNTDVVIGTWEDGRIGTFRGTRSGKDGYGGIVFGEKGPLVLGAFTGYDPLLVEITRFFETGVPPVTEAETLEILAFMEAADISKKKDGNAVDVSALLKR